The Desulfuromonas acetoxidans DSM 684 region ACCGGAGTTGTTCAAAGAGTATCCGCTGATTCTCACTTCCGGCGCCCGGCGGACGACTTCGTTCCATTCCGAGCATCGCCAGATCGAAACCCTGCGCGATATCGATCCCGATCCGCTGGTCGAATTAAATCCAGAGACGGCCGCGAAGCTGAATATCAATCACGGCGATTGGGTCGAACTGGAGAATATGTTCGGCAAATGCCGGATGAAAGCGCACCTGACAACGACGATTCATCCAAAGGTTTGCCACGCCCAACACGGCTGGTGGTATCCGGAAAAAGAGGGTGAAGCACCAAGCTTATTCGGGGTGTGGGATGCCAACCTCAACACCATGATCCCGCATAAAACCATCGGTACCCTTGGTTTTGGCGCCCCCTATAAGCAGATGATCTGCAAAGCAAAGCGGGTCGAGGGACCAGAGCTTTCCTGAGGCGCTCGCAAGGTCCGGTTTTGTAAGCAGGAAAAACGAACAAAGCAAAGGAGCATACGCAAATGGCAACAAACGGATTGCTGATCAATTACCAATACTGTACAGGCTGTCACAGTTGCGAAGTGGCTTGTAAAAATGCCCTTAAACTCCCTCGTGGGAAGTCGGGGATCAAATTACTTGAGAACGGCCCATGGGAAGTGACGCCCGAGAAATTTGAATGGGATTACATCCCGGTTCCGACCCAGCTGTGCAACCTCTGCGCTGATCGCGTGGAGGAAGGGAAAAAGCCGTCATGTGTCCATCATTGTCTGGCTCAATGTATCGAATATGGCAGTGCTGAGGAACTCGCGGCCAGAGCTGCCGAGCTTGGCGAAAAAACAGCTATTTTCTTTCC contains the following coding sequences:
- a CDS encoding 4Fe-4S dicluster domain-containing protein codes for the protein MATNGLLINYQYCTGCHSCEVACKNALKLPRGKSGIKLLENGPWEVTPEKFEWDYIPVPTQLCNLCADRVEEGKKPSCVHHCLAQCIEYGSAEELAARAAELGEKTAIFFP